A genomic window from Cloacibacillus evryensis DSM 19522 includes:
- a CDS encoding V-type ATP synthase subunit I: MALAEMCKARIAVHRAVADELAAKLQALGCCEFVSKEGEAGHSEAMFRIREKRRRVDELIGDAKFLQRLLEPYEVKKESSLAKMLGEVPTFTFDQLAAQVNEKKFTEFTSSMRDIERRLTETRADISRLKGLLSQITLLESVEYPLEFFTTGTDLVAGAIYSAPKAAAQAMAERIVKELGDMVEMQRLAGSEKDPNETFAVLCRKSELERLQDTAAGFGAARIDVPKDFALTAAAEKETLSSEISGLEKKEEELIGELSSSADEGLRMARNYGDYWTILHNRLEAMETGEPTEEVLIWEFWTPKSFMKKVEYTVDAYSAYTELAAVEPDEGEEPPTLLKNAPWASCIEPLTIMYGTPTYGKVDPTSLMAPFFFVFLGMCFGDGGYGLVVAGILGYFLVKHRLSPTLRKFFVMMTVGMGMSVVMGALTGSWFGDAVTAFPFLGSLVPLVQSVQVLDPMRDPMTLLMISLALGFIQVLFGLAIAFSENWKSGDKLAAVSDQGGWIIFLCGLVLYGCAVSGSLAPVWLLPGKIAAIGGALLLVLTQGREKKGLASKLFSGVLSLYNVTGFLGDVLSYSRLLALGLGSAAVGMVINLLAGLVAGVPYVGIVLAVLIFVVGHTFSIVVNLLGAFIHSLRLQYVEFFGKFYNATGRDFTPLRNAAQYSRIQEDSSVN, translated from the coding sequence ATGGCTCTCGCCGAGATGTGTAAAGCGCGCATAGCTGTTCATAGGGCTGTCGCGGACGAACTGGCGGCAAAGCTGCAGGCGCTCGGCTGCTGCGAATTTGTAAGCAAAGAGGGCGAAGCCGGGCACAGCGAGGCGATGTTCAGGATCCGCGAGAAGCGGCGCCGCGTCGACGAGCTTATCGGCGACGCTAAATTCCTTCAGCGCCTGCTGGAACCCTACGAGGTGAAAAAAGAGAGCTCACTGGCAAAGATGCTCGGGGAGGTCCCGACATTCACCTTTGATCAGCTTGCCGCGCAGGTCAACGAAAAGAAATTTACGGAGTTTACCTCTTCGATGAGGGATATCGAGCGTCGTCTTACCGAGACCAGAGCCGATATATCGCGTCTGAAGGGGCTGCTTTCCCAGATAACGCTGCTTGAAAGCGTCGAATACCCGCTTGAATTCTTCACCACGGGCACCGATTTGGTCGCGGGCGCCATCTATTCGGCTCCGAAGGCTGCGGCGCAGGCCATGGCCGAGCGTATTGTGAAAGAGCTCGGAGATATGGTCGAAATGCAGCGGCTTGCGGGGAGCGAAAAGGACCCGAACGAGACTTTCGCTGTGCTCTGCCGTAAGAGCGAATTGGAACGTCTGCAGGATACGGCCGCCGGATTCGGCGCCGCCCGCATCGATGTGCCCAAGGACTTCGCGCTGACGGCGGCCGCGGAAAAAGAGACTCTCTCTTCGGAGATATCCGGCCTTGAGAAGAAGGAAGAGGAGCTTATCGGGGAGCTTTCAAGCTCCGCCGACGAAGGGCTCCGCATGGCGCGCAACTACGGCGACTACTGGACGATCCTCCACAACCGGCTTGAGGCCATGGAGACCGGAGAACCGACGGAAGAGGTGCTCATATGGGAGTTCTGGACGCCTAAGTCGTTTATGAAAAAGGTCGAGTATACGGTGGACGCATATTCCGCCTATACGGAGCTTGCCGCCGTCGAACCGGATGAGGGCGAGGAGCCGCCGACGCTGCTGAAAAACGCGCCGTGGGCCTCCTGCATCGAGCCGCTTACGATAATGTACGGCACGCCGACCTACGGCAAGGTGGACCCCACCTCGCTGATGGCTCCCTTTTTCTTCGTGTTCCTCGGCATGTGCTTCGGCGACGGCGGCTACGGCCTCGTTGTTGCCGGTATACTCGGTTATTTCCTCGTCAAGCACCGCCTGTCGCCGACGCTTCGCAAGTTCTTCGTGATGATGACGGTCGGCATGGGGATGTCCGTCGTCATGGGAGCGCTCACCGGCTCCTGGTTCGGCGACGCCGTCACGGCGTTTCCCTTCCTCGGCTCGCTCGTTCCGCTGGTGCAGAGCGTGCAGGTGCTCGATCCGATGCGGGACCCGATGACGCTGCTCATGATATCGCTCGCGCTGGGGTTCATTCAGGTACTGTTCGGCCTTGCGATAGCTTTCAGTGAGAACTGGAAGTCCGGAGATAAACTGGCTGCCGTTTCAGACCAGGGCGGCTGGATCATCTTCCTCTGCGGCCTCGTGCTCTACGGCTGTGCCGTTTCCGGCTCGCTTGCTCCCGTATGGCTCCTGCCAGGAAAGATCGCCGCGATCGGCGGCGCGCTTCTGCTCGTGCTCACGCAGGGCCGTGAGAAGAAGGGGCTGGCATCCAAGCTTTTCTCAGGCGTCCTGAGCCTCTACAACGTCACCGGTTTTCTCGGCGACGTGCTGAGCTACAGCCGTCTGCTCGCGCTCGGCCTCGGCTCCGCGGCTGTCGGGATGGTCATCAACCTTCTGGCCGGGCTCGTCGCCGGCGTACCGTACGTGGGAATAGTGCTCGCGGTGCTGATTTTCGTAGTCGGACACACATTCAGCATCGTGGTAAACCTTCTCGGAGCTTTTATACACTCGCTGAGGCTCCAGTACGTTGAGTTCTTTGGCAAGTTCTATAACGCCACGGGAAGAGATTTCACGCCGCTTCGCAACGCGGCTCAATATTCACGGATCCAGGAAGATTCTTCCGTAAACTAA
- a CDS encoding PD-(D/E)XK nuclease family protein, which yields MPLTVETYYNIAEKRDRLRGIYDEYGENAVFIVPAGLDKDALLDLICGGTPYFGERPLVWTVGDLYKELTRSSASRLRVIDPPDHNLILRWLLDGFLAEMGELGVKLAPGVYHKGFVSVLGDNIKDLLAEEVSSGKLSAALFEEGEADPALPESILISLYERYTDYLEEYGLADAAQLPTLARKAIDSARALDFIKDKKIVLAGFLSFTGAQLKLARALSDAAEVLMLQPETGLDDFHDGIKQLETEYKERPEWDIPVVRLEASNAHLELEMLARDVALWINGEGGLTALGALDDYGDVGLLTLPDRLPVMEYALSRYKIPYNVRVRGTVRETPAGELPAMIWRAWSSNWDYYNTSILLADPLLFDCGEEGAELYKADSFPEGYEAWRRALAPRARGRFADLRELCRSFERGGTPVEILAFWRDFLKKAGVVERAARTAGGEASLDEMVRNISHALFELEKKIKILSDDAKHIGPASGAALRGAEAVAFVSDWGETATLPIQLPQSHSLTLYAGMPPILTSHRFWLMTDIDYNSWPGMLRESLLLRNENKVKFNAGSGEGGERPHLPELREEREQKEAVFRRLLATGRDGVVIARSLTDSSKDPVGESQFVTSIFAEKEARRCWRSVGELRYPLEESLPDGGEPWFPSAEVICTPVSSGKQHKIPEGRGEAAEKPVVRISDIDTWLACPYLYWCRRSLRFDKPRSELYDPRTAGTLTHYVWEESLRAKSAEPQLSIQRYVMENWWRFKDERYPALDADPRLARHEKRLMRQIFEMAAMQDDIEARIPPEARLSLVTENSLDVFEVDGVVFSGQADRIDRYRDGCVVIDYKLGRSENHDKELQVPAYGAILRAAGEDVGGVAWFGHADCSVSGYFCDPYFGIYGTAATKRSKTTLGEKLDEALEAMAAMAASVKNGIYRPKYDVKDPKCINCAFYVLCRKRENQGYSAVEDEEDGSDE from the coding sequence AAGGACGCGCTGCTGGATCTGATCTGCGGCGGCACGCCATATTTTGGCGAGAGGCCGCTGGTGTGGACCGTGGGCGATCTGTATAAGGAGCTTACGCGCTCTTCCGCTTCACGGCTGCGCGTCATCGACCCGCCAGACCATAATCTGATCCTGCGCTGGCTGCTCGACGGTTTCCTCGCGGAAATGGGGGAACTTGGCGTGAAGCTTGCACCGGGCGTTTACCATAAGGGCTTTGTTTCGGTGCTTGGCGATAATATCAAGGACCTGCTCGCGGAGGAGGTCTCAAGCGGCAAGCTTTCGGCGGCGCTGTTTGAAGAGGGGGAAGCTGACCCGGCGCTGCCGGAGTCTATCCTCATCTCTCTCTACGAAAGATATACGGATTACCTCGAAGAGTACGGCCTCGCCGACGCGGCGCAGCTGCCTACGCTGGCGCGGAAGGCGATTGATTCGGCGCGCGCGCTCGATTTCATTAAAGATAAGAAGATCGTCCTCGCCGGTTTTCTCTCCTTTACCGGCGCGCAGCTGAAGCTCGCGCGCGCGCTGTCCGACGCGGCGGAGGTGCTGATGCTTCAGCCGGAGACGGGGCTTGACGATTTTCACGACGGCATCAAACAGCTGGAAACGGAGTATAAGGAACGCCCCGAATGGGACATTCCCGTCGTCAGGCTGGAGGCGAGCAACGCGCACCTGGAGCTTGAGATGCTGGCGCGCGACGTCGCGCTGTGGATAAACGGAGAGGGCGGCTTGACCGCCCTCGGAGCTTTGGACGATTACGGCGACGTGGGGCTTCTGACGCTCCCCGATAGGCTGCCGGTGATGGAATACGCGCTTTCGCGCTACAAGATACCTTATAACGTCCGGGTGCGTGGCACGGTGCGCGAAACGCCGGCCGGCGAGCTGCCGGCGATGATCTGGCGCGCGTGGAGCTCGAACTGGGACTATTACAATACTTCGATCCTGCTTGCCGATCCGCTGCTCTTTGACTGCGGGGAGGAAGGCGCGGAGCTCTATAAGGCCGATTCTTTCCCCGAAGGGTATGAGGCGTGGCGCAGAGCCCTCGCGCCGCGCGCGAGGGGGCGGTTTGCCGACCTTCGGGAGCTGTGCCGCTCCTTTGAAAGGGGCGGAACTCCGGTTGAGATCCTCGCGTTCTGGCGCGATTTTCTGAAAAAGGCCGGCGTCGTGGAACGGGCGGCGCGCACCGCCGGCGGGGAAGCCTCGCTTGACGAGATGGTGAGGAATATTTCGCACGCGCTCTTTGAGCTGGAAAAGAAGATCAAAATCCTCAGCGACGACGCCAAGCACATCGGCCCAGCCTCGGGGGCGGCTCTGCGAGGCGCGGAGGCCGTGGCTTTCGTCAGCGACTGGGGGGAGACGGCCACGCTGCCGATACAGCTCCCTCAGAGCCATTCTTTGACTCTCTACGCGGGGATGCCGCCGATCCTCACCTCGCACCGTTTCTGGCTGATGACCGACATAGACTACAACAGCTGGCCCGGTATGCTGCGCGAGTCGCTGCTGCTGCGCAACGAGAATAAGGTCAAGTTCAACGCCGGTTCCGGCGAGGGCGGGGAACGTCCCCACCTGCCGGAGCTGCGCGAGGAGCGCGAGCAGAAGGAGGCGGTGTTCCGCCGTCTGCTCGCGACGGGCAGGGACGGAGTGGTGATCGCGCGTTCCCTGACTGACAGCAGTAAAGACCCGGTGGGGGAGTCGCAGTTCGTTACCTCCATCTTTGCCGAAAAAGAGGCGAGAAGGTGTTGGCGCAGCGTGGGAGAGCTCCGCTATCCGCTGGAGGAAAGCCTTCCTGACGGCGGCGAGCCTTGGTTCCCCAGCGCGGAAGTCATCTGTACCCCGGTCAGCTCCGGGAAGCAGCACAAGATACCGGAAGGGCGCGGAGAGGCGGCTGAGAAGCCGGTCGTCCGCATCAGCGATATCGATACGTGGCTTGCCTGCCCCTATCTTTACTGGTGCCGGCGCAGCCTCAGATTTGACAAACCGCGGAGCGAGCTTTACGACCCGAGAACCGCCGGCACGCTCACTCACTATGTATGGGAAGAGTCTCTGCGCGCGAAATCCGCCGAGCCGCAGCTATCGATCCAACGATATGTGATGGAAAACTGGTGGCGTTTCAAAGACGAGCGCTACCCGGCGCTTGACGCCGATCCCCGCCTCGCGCGTCATGAAAAAAGGCTCATGCGGCAGATATTCGAGATGGCGGCCATGCAGGACGACATCGAGGCGCGTATCCCCCCCGAAGCGCGGCTTTCGCTGGTCACGGAAAATTCGCTTGACGTCTTTGAGGTGGACGGCGTCGTTTTCAGCGGGCAGGCGGACAGGATAGACCGCTACCGGGACGGATGCGTCGTTATCGACTATAAGCTCGGCAGGAGCGAGAATCACGATAAGGAACTGCAGGTGCCGGCCTATGGCGCGATCTTGAGAGCCGCGGGAGAGGATGTCGGCGGCGTGGCGTGGTTTGGCCATGCCGACTGCTCAGTGAGCGGTTATTTCTGTGATCCCTATTTTGGCATTTACGGGACGGCGGCGACAAAAAGGAGCAAAACGACTCTCGGCGAAAAGCTGGACGAGGCGCTGGAGGCAATGGCCGCAATGGCGGCCTCTGTCAAAAACGGGATATACAGACCAAAATATGACGTTAAAGACCCAAAGTGTATAAACTGCGCCTTTTACGTGCTCTGCCGTAAGCGCGAGAATCAGGGATACTCTGCCGTCGAGGACGAGGAGGATGGAAGCGATGAATGA
- a CDS encoding UvrD-helicase domain-containing protein, with amino-acid sequence MNEAPRWHSLVNGTEAQVEALTSGKPLTVVSAGAGTGKTQTLAQRFAWLLASDPDCGVDQILVLTFTKKAAREMRERIRDTLAAWYKQCPQELAHLKGRIDNIEEAYISTIHSFSMKLIRESGLVLDIDPTASIMPAPKADIWWREFESMLSSASRGRIMAALPPLWRRRAEELMLEPLFMDTLNNFGPKELAEAVRSCAEKLYCAGQSADTLWCDNGAALLASVDSLRDLKKDIYTLWTRDVIPAVLSSPDFTDLKKKPTKSRERLEPFIGRWRERGAEDAEVYEEFVRDLFENVLSPIPGGKIKEAINEALGVNVTEWRNEKIELMALSLPPTEEEEKINSLLRRICAVGWACWDEFRRRENTLSLADLIYHASAVLRSSAEYKRKFKHIMVDEFQDTDPLQNTLIESLWAPPGEEGDFHNTLFVVGDQKQSIYRFRHADLTLFRDYIERCRGGAEEYCKYISLDRNFRTDGGLLERFNDVFGALWGAGDSSILYEALLPPDGEEAARRGTAAQKPQFELLRAVAPYGENGGGAKEAELRLRLYGKLGCKIARMVEEKTPVWDKGKKDYRPASWGDFAVLVPARGEYAAIEKAFDRLGLPYILSTNKSYFARGETGDMINLVSLLAEPENALYLGGWLASPFSGVPQEETEWLLAAALSRGGGQLPLAQVVRGERPQLWTRLDALRRRALLAGASSVILEVLKEPYFLENYSGLRRRRVNANIIHLAQLAEEYEKSQGKSLKGCAEYLLSEAASQGAKEEPDYADEDTDAIRVMTIHASKGLEFPVVALKYADKNKTEGGKILVSKKYGITAKDIPAFILDGGTSGGKTVAAGWELREEKAAEAEERERLWYVGFTRAKDKLIVCSTYKEPKDPKTERTTFLSRIIKEGTFENAINVTEDAEPAAKYAGYRGKSPARELELKTVSPAKLARISASAYALISWCPASYRTVYRQGRTLRWTVKGGEGGGSDFGSLTHWLLARWDFRAESLPRWLPFNRGGELYESLMSRVPVELREEFASNAKRREIRELLLEYAKSGECSRFAELASDEGAARLFRETPFRVPDRGTVLIGATDLFWRDASGLHLRDWKSSPEEYAPSYYYERQLEFYAYALHKFFEPRGGAVPIDSAVIYLRSPEEGRAVRIYRPDDIAAVGDSIEAAAVAALSGTFNGREDRCAVCPWRGECAGR; translated from the coding sequence ATGAATGAAGCCCCGCGGTGGCATTCGCTTGTCAACGGAACGGAGGCGCAGGTCGAGGCGCTCACGAGCGGCAAGCCTCTCACGGTGGTCAGCGCCGGAGCCGGTACGGGAAAGACCCAGACGCTGGCCCAGCGCTTCGCCTGGCTACTGGCCTCGGACCCGGATTGCGGCGTCGACCAGATACTGGTGCTTACTTTTACGAAAAAGGCGGCGCGCGAGATGCGCGAACGGATCAGGGACACGCTCGCCGCTTGGTATAAACAATGCCCGCAGGAATTGGCGCACCTGAAGGGCAGGATCGATAATATCGAAGAGGCTTATATTTCAACGATACACTCATTCTCCATGAAGCTGATACGCGAGTCGGGGCTTGTGCTTGACATCGACCCCACAGCTTCGATCATGCCCGCGCCCAAGGCCGACATCTGGTGGCGCGAATTCGAGTCGATGCTCTCTTCCGCTTCCAGAGGGCGCATCATGGCGGCGCTGCCCCCCCTCTGGCGGCGGCGCGCGGAGGAACTCATGCTTGAGCCCCTGTTTATGGATACGCTCAATAATTTCGGCCCGAAGGAGCTCGCGGAAGCGGTGAGGAGCTGCGCCGAGAAGCTATACTGCGCGGGCCAGAGCGCCGATACGCTCTGGTGTGACAACGGCGCGGCGCTGCTGGCCTCGGTGGACTCGCTGAGGGACCTTAAAAAGGATATCTATACGCTGTGGACGCGCGACGTCATTCCCGCCGTGCTTTCGTCCCCGGACTTTACCGACTTGAAGAAAAAGCCCACAAAGAGCAGGGAACGCCTTGAACCATTTATCGGAAGATGGCGTGAGCGCGGCGCGGAGGACGCGGAGGTGTATGAAGAATTTGTCAGAGACCTCTTTGAAAACGTGCTTTCGCCGATACCGGGCGGAAAAATAAAAGAGGCTATCAACGAGGCGCTGGGCGTGAACGTGACGGAATGGCGGAACGAGAAGATCGAGCTGATGGCGCTTTCGCTCCCGCCGACAGAGGAAGAGGAAAAAATCAATTCGCTGCTGCGCCGTATCTGCGCCGTCGGCTGGGCCTGTTGGGACGAATTCCGGCGCAGGGAAAACACGCTCTCTCTCGCCGACCTCATCTATCACGCCTCGGCGGTGCTGCGCTCCTCGGCGGAATATAAGCGTAAATTCAAACATATCATGGTAGACGAATTCCAGGATACCGACCCGCTGCAAAACACGCTCATAGAATCGCTGTGGGCGCCGCCGGGCGAGGAGGGGGATTTTCACAACACGCTCTTCGTGGTAGGCGACCAGAAACAGTCCATCTACCGTTTCCGCCATGCGGACCTTACCCTCTTCCGCGATTACATAGAGCGCTGCCGCGGCGGCGCGGAGGAATACTGCAAATATATATCACTCGACCGGAACTTCCGCACCGACGGCGGGCTGCTGGAAAGGTTCAACGACGTCTTCGGCGCTCTCTGGGGCGCCGGCGATTCTTCTATTCTATACGAGGCGCTGCTGCCGCCGGACGGCGAAGAGGCGGCGCGGCGCGGCACGGCGGCGCAAAAACCTCAGTTTGAACTGCTGCGCGCCGTCGCCCCGTACGGGGAAAACGGCGGCGGCGCCAAGGAAGCGGAACTGCGCCTGCGTCTTTACGGTAAATTAGGGTGCAAGATAGCGCGCATGGTAGAGGAGAAAACCCCAGTATGGGACAAGGGCAAAAAAGATTACCGCCCAGCCTCCTGGGGAGACTTCGCGGTGCTCGTGCCGGCGCGCGGCGAATACGCGGCCATCGAGAAAGCCTTTGACCGCCTCGGCCTGCCCTATATCCTTTCGACAAATAAAAGCTACTTCGCGCGCGGGGAGACCGGAGACATGATAAATCTCGTCTCGCTGCTGGCGGAGCCGGAAAACGCACTGTACCTCGGCGGCTGGCTCGCCTCGCCCTTCAGCGGTGTTCCCCAGGAAGAGACGGAATGGCTGCTGGCGGCCGCGCTCTCCCGCGGCGGCGGCCAATTGCCTCTGGCACAGGTCGTGCGCGGCGAACGTCCGCAGTTATGGACGCGGCTGGACGCGCTTCGCCGCAGGGCGCTGCTGGCCGGTGCCTCCTCCGTGATACTCGAAGTGCTGAAAGAGCCCTATTTCCTTGAAAATTACAGCGGCCTGCGCCGGCGGCGCGTCAACGCCAATATCATACATCTCGCCCAGCTTGCCGAGGAATATGAAAAATCGCAGGGCAAATCTTTAAAGGGATGCGCCGAATACCTGCTCTCCGAGGCCGCGTCGCAGGGGGCTAAGGAAGAGCCGGATTACGCCGACGAAGACACTGACGCCATTCGCGTAATGACGATCCACGCCTCGAAGGGGCTGGAATTTCCCGTCGTCGCCCTTAAATACGCTGATAAAAACAAGACGGAGGGCGGCAAGATCCTAGTCTCAAAAAAATATGGCATCACGGCGAAGGATATCCCCGCCTTTATCCTCGACGGCGGCACATCAGGCGGAAAAACCGTCGCCGCCGGCTGGGAGCTAAGAGAAGAAAAGGCGGCCGAGGCCGAAGAACGCGAGCGCCTGTGGTACGTTGGATTCACGCGCGCGAAAGACAAGCTCATAGTCTGCTCCACATATAAGGAGCCTAAAGACCCAAAAACGGAAAGAACGACCTTCCTAAGCCGCATAATCAAAGAAGGGACCTTTGAAAACGCCATCAACGTGACGGAGGACGCGGAGCCTGCCGCTAAATACGCAGGGTACCGCGGCAAAAGCCCCGCGCGCGAACTTGAGCTTAAAACCGTCAGCCCCGCAAAGCTGGCCCGTATCTCGGCTTCGGCCTACGCGCTTATCTCGTGGTGTCCGGCCTCCTACCGTACCGTATACCGCCAGGGCAGGACTCTGAGATGGACGGTAAAGGGCGGAGAGGGCGGCGGTTCCGATTTCGGCTCTTTGACGCACTGGCTCCTGGCGCGTTGGGATTTTCGCGCCGAGAGCCTGCCCCGCTGGCTGCCATTCAATCGTGGGGGAGAGCTGTACGAATCGCTGATGAGCCGCGTGCCGGTCGAGCTCAGAGAAGAATTCGCCTCCAACGCCAAACGCCGCGAGATACGCGAACTTCTGCTCGAATATGCGAAAAGCGGGGAATGTTCCCGTTTCGCGGAACTTGCGTCTGATGAGGGCGCGGCCCGGCTCTTTCGTGAGACGCCCTTCCGCGTGCCAGACCGGGGAACCGTCCTTATCGGCGCGACGGACCTTTTCTGGCGCGACGCCTCCGGGCTCCACCTGCGCGACTGGAAAAGCTCGCCCGAGGAATACGCTCCCTCTTACTACTACGAGCGTCAGCTTGAGTTCTATGCCTACGCCCTGCACAAATTCTTTGAACCGCGCGGCGGCGCCGTTCCCATCGACTCCGCCGTCATATACCTGCGCTCACCGGAGGAAGGCAGAGCTGTGCGTATATATCGTCCCGACGATATCGCGGCGGTCGGCGACTCGATAGAGGCGGCGGCTGTCGCCGCGCTCTCCGGAACGTTTAACGGCAGAGAGGATAGGTGCGCGGTCTGCCCATGGCGCGGCGAGTGCGCGGGGCGATAG
- a CDS encoding V-type ATP synthase subunit E has translation MSLAQITEKIKNDAQKEADEILSKAKGQAEVITQKSGQECDEIRADFDARFEAEHPEIIKRREIGANLDVEKMKLRAKRDLIADVYRQALVKMAELPKDEYLGFCARLLDEAVSTRDEKVLVGRGEKYIDGEWLASYNCEHGSTLELSEEKADIAGGFILLRGRTSIDCSWDMLVKVLQEKQEADVVKRLFPSE, from the coding sequence ATGTCTTTAGCCCAGATTACGGAAAAGATAAAAAACGACGCTCAGAAAGAGGCCGATGAGATCCTCTCAAAGGCTAAGGGACAGGCTGAAGTCATCACCCAAAAGTCAGGACAGGAATGTGATGAAATAAGGGCCGACTTTGACGCCCGTTTTGAAGCTGAGCATCCTGAGATAATAAAGCGCAGGGAGATCGGGGCCAATCTTGACGTTGAAAAGATGAAGCTGCGCGCCAAGAGGGACCTTATCGCGGACGTCTACCGCCAGGCTCTCGTTAAGATGGCCGAGCTCCCGAAGGACGAATATCTCGGATTCTGCGCCCGCCTCCTTGACGAAGCCGTCAGTACGCGCGACGAGAAGGTCCTCGTCGGCCGCGGCGAAAAATACATCGACGGCGAATGGCTGGCCTCCTACAATTGCGAACATGGCTCAACCCTTGAGCTTTCCGAGGAAAAAGCCGATATCGCCGGCGGCTTCATCCTCTTAAGGGGCCGCACCAGCATAGACTGCTCATGGGATATGCTCGTAAAAGTCCTACAGGAAAAACAGGAAGCCGACGTTGTAAAGCGTTTGTTCCCGTCAGAATGA
- a CDS encoding V-type ATP synthase subunit K yields METILATMADQLGQMLVILGAALAVGFAGSGSAWGIGLANEAAAGIMTEDPKKFGYALVLLALPGTQGIYGLLVAVLAMQKSGLLGAGGAAITVWQGLGICFACLPIAISGFYSAIWQGKSSAASILMIAKRPEQIGKAVILPAMCETYAVFGLLISILLLNGIKL; encoded by the coding sequence ATGGAAACAATTCTCGCAACAATGGCTGATCAGCTTGGACAGATGCTCGTTATACTGGGGGCGGCTCTCGCCGTCGGCTTCGCCGGTTCGGGCTCCGCTTGGGGCATCGGCCTCGCAAATGAAGCGGCGGCCGGCATAATGACGGAAGATCCGAAGAAATTCGGATACGCGCTCGTCCTTCTCGCGCTCCCCGGCACGCAGGGCATCTACGGCCTGCTTGTTGCAGTCCTCGCGATGCAGAAATCAGGGCTTCTCGGCGCCGGCGGCGCGGCCATCACCGTATGGCAGGGGCTCGGCATCTGCTTCGCGTGCCTTCCGATCGCGATATCGGGCTTCTATTCCGCCATATGGCAGGGCAAGTCCTCCGCGGCTTCGATCCTCATGATCGCCAAACGTCCCGAGCAGATCGGTAAGGCCGTTATCCTCCCGGCCATGTGCGAAACCTACGCCGTTTTCGGACTCCTTATCAGCATCCTGCTGCTCAACGGGATCAAGCTTTAA